The genomic interval CTGAACTGTGCGCCGCGACCAAGCAAGCTGGGCAATTAAGGTGCCGATCGCATCGAGGTTGCGTTCTCCCCACGGACGCCCCTTAAAGTCGGCGACTAAGACTAGACCTGTGGGTTCGTGTTCGGGGGCGGTATGTAAGGCCATAACTAATACCTCCCCAACGCTAGCACCCGATAGCCAGGTGCGGGTTTGAGGGGTTAAACTCTCAGCACTGAGGGCTAATAGGCTGTCGCTGGCGATCGCCATTTGAATCAGGGGGTCATTAAGAGCGATCTTAACTTCTGGGGTAATCGCAAATTGAGGGTTATGCACCTCACAGGCTGCAATCTGGGCGATGGGATGGTCGGGAGACCAAGTGAGCAAGATCGCGAGGGGAACTTGGATAATCTGAGCAATTTGTTGAATGGCCGATCGTTCAAGTTGTTCGGTTTGGTCAATGTGTTGCAGGGCTGCTAAACCCCATTGAATATAGGAGTGAATTTTCTGTTGTCGGCTATTGGCGGTGTGAAGTTGCCATTGATGCAGAATTAACCCGACTTGTTGGCTAACCACGCGCAGCAATTCTTGTTCGCCCGCATCCCAGGTACGCGGGACTTCGTGAGCAACCATTAATAAGCCTTCTAGGGGCTGACCGGGGGAAGTGCTGCAAATTAGCAAACTTCGCACGCCTGCTTCTAGGAAGACCGACCGCCAACCCATCAGGCGCATGTCTTCTTCCCAGTTTTCAATGGCGATCGCGCTTTGACTCGTTTCCAGCAGTCGCCATTCGTCCTCGTCGTCTAACTGTAACGGGCCGGCTAGGGGGCGACGGTTGGCGGGTTGGTTTTGGCAAGCAATATCAAAGTTATGCCGATCGGGATTATACAAAAAGACTAAAAAGCGGACGACGTTGAAGCGATCGCACAAAAGATTCGCACAGCGGCTGAGGGTATCTTTCCAATCTTGTTCGGAATAAATCGCCCGACTGATTTCCGAGGTGAGGGTCTGATCTTGCTTGATCCGTTCGATGGTGGTTTCCATCTCTTCGAGGGGCGAGATCAAGGCAATCAGTTGGGCGGCGCTGCGGACGTAATTTTTCTCCGACTCTTCCCAAATTCGGGCTTCGTTGCCTTCAACGGCGAGAAAGCCGAGCAATTCGTTTTGATAGAGAATGGGGGCTGCTAGCAGGCTGCGGGCTTTAATCTGCTGCATCAAGCGGCTGGTGGTATCGGCTTTGAGGGAACTGTGGGCCTCGCCGATGGCAACCAGTTGATCGGCGGCTAGGGCTTTATAAAAGCTACTGACTTCTTGGACGGTAATCCCAGAAGCCGAAGAATGGGATTCGCCCAGACCTTGAATTTTATTTTGATTGCCAACGCGCCGCCAAAAGTATCGCCGTTCTCGTTCAAACCAGTAGATGTTGGTGCGAGTGGGGTTGATAAAGCTGTGGGTTTCCTCCACGATCGCGGCTAGGCGCTGGCTGAGGTTGGGAAGCGATCGCATTTTGGTCAGCAGGGAAAACAGAGGTTCTTCCGGACGTTTGGTTTGTTGGCGGTGCCAATTCACCTCAATTTGGTTTAAGGTGCCTGCTAATTCCCCAAAAATCATTGAAAGTCGGGCTTTTTCGTCGGAACGCGGCGAGGTTCCCCACAGGGTCGATCCGAGGATGACGACGCCAAAACACAGGGCGCGGTAGCGGATCGGGAAAATCATGGTGCCCTGGATGTTGAAGGTTTGGGCGATTTTTCGCCATTCGCCCGCCCGCCGTTCTTCGCGCAAGTCGGGGACGCCAACCGGACGCTGCTGGATGACAACTTGTTCGAGGAGATCTCCGGGACTGAGAACAAAGCGCTGTTTGAGAACGGAGGTGTTGCCCGCTGGCATCATGCCCCCTTTGCCAAACAGACGGTGTTCGACGCGATCGTACAATCCAATCCAGATCAGATGGTAGTCAAATTCCGAACGAATGTACTGAATCGTCGTTTCAATTAAAACATCAATGTTTTCCTCTTCCCGCAAGGTTTGCAGGACTCGCCCCAAGGCAACGAGTTGTTTTTCCGAGTCGGTTGGTTTTTGTTGCTGACCCATGTGCGGAGTTTAGCGTTTAGATTTTTAGATGTGAGAATTCAAATCTAAAACCCAAATTTAAGCCTGAATGTTCGATCCCTATCAAAGTCTGATCCGTCCCTTGCTCTTTACTGGACTTAAAGCCGATCCAGAAGCGTTACATCATCAAGTTATGCGGGTTCTGAGTTGGCTCGATCTCAACTGCGATCGCGCTCCCGATCGAGCGATCCAATCGGCTCTACTGCAATCGTTCTCAGAGTACGATCCTCGCCTGACACAATCTCTTTGGGGGTTAACGTTTCCTAATCCTGTCGGTTTAGCGGCAGGATTCGATAAGGATGGTGTTGCTGCCCGAATTTGGCATTGCTTGGGTTTCGGTTTTGCAGAACTCGGAACGGTCACGCAGCACGCCCAGCCGGGTAATCCCCAACCCCGATTGTTTCGCTTGGTGAGCGATAGAGCAGTCCTAAATCGTATGGGATTTAATAATCAAGGTGCTGCTGCAATGGCATTACAGTTCAGTCGGGGGGATGCGGGGCGCGAGCGTCCTATTCCCCTAGGCGTGAATCTGGGTAAATCTAAGGTAACACCCCTAGAGCTTGCTGCGTCAGACTATGTTGCGAGTTTTTCGACTTTGCAAAACTGGGGCGATTATTTTGTCGTCAATGTTTCTTCTCCCAATACGCCGGGATTGCGATCGCTTCAAGATGCGGCCCAGTTAGAACGCATTCTGGATGCCCTCCAATCTGTTAATAATACACAAAAACCGCTGTTTGTCAAGATTGCGCCCGATTTAGAAACCGACGCGATCGCAGATGTGATTCAATTGGCTGGAACCTATCAGCTTTCCGGGATTATTGCTACCAACACCACCATTCGCCGCGACGGGTTGAAAGCTCAAATCTTGCCGCAAACCGGGAAACCCATCGTTGACGAAGCCGGAGGAATTAGCGGCGCACCCCTGCGCGATCGCTCCACCGAAGTCATCCGCCTCATTTGGCAACAAACCCAGGGTCAATTGCCCATCATTGGGGTCGGCGGTATATTTACCCCAGAAGATGCATGGGAAAAGATAACCGCAGGTGCTAGTTTGGTGCAAATCTACACGGGCTGGATTTACGAAGGGCCTTGGGCAATTAAGCGGATTTTATTAGGCTTGCTGCAAAAGCTTGACGAGCATCATCTCAGTCATATCTCGGAAGCCGTCGGTTTATCTCATCGAGAGGTTTAAAAACTATGTTATTCCATGATGATTGGACATCCAACTTCCTGAAAACAAACGGCGTCAGATTGCATTATGTCAGTGCAGGTCAAGGGCCTTTGTTGCTGTTGTTACATGGATTTCCGGAATTTTGGTACTCCTGGCGACATCAATTGAGCGAATTTGCCAACGACTATCGCGTCGTCGCCTTAGACCTGCGGGGGTATAATTTGAGCGAAAAACCCCAGGATCTTTCAGCTTACCGAATCTCAGAATTAGTCAATGATATCGCTGGGGCGATCGCCGCCTTGGGTGAAACCCGATGCTGTTTAGCCGCCCATGACTGGGGGGGAGTCATTGCTTGGCACTTCGCCTATCTGTATCCCCATCTTCTCGATCGCCTGATTATTATGAATTGCCCGCATCCGGCTAAATTTCAAGATGGAATGCGCCTTCCCCAACAATGGCTGAAAAGCTCGTATATGCTATTTTTCCAACTCCCCTTTGCACCAGAGTGGCTGCTGCAATCTTTAGACTATCAATTAATTGCCAGCGCCTTTAAAGCCTTAGCCGTCAATCAACAGGCCTTTAGCCCCCAAGATCTAGAAGCCTATAAAGATGCTGTTGGTCAACGGGGAGCATTAACCGCGATGCTCAACTATTATCGCAATCTTCCCTCTGCTCTGAGCAGCACTAAAAGCTGGGACGTGCTTTCTGTCCCCACTCTAATGATTTGGGGAGAAAACGATCCGGCTTTAGGGAAAGAACTCGCCGAAGGAACAGAGAACTACGTCAGCCATTTACAACTCCAGTACATTGCCAACTGCGGTCATTGGGTACAACAAGAATATCCCCATCAGGTGAATCAATTTATGCGCTATTTCCTCCAAAACTAGGAACTGTGACAAAAAGTTAAGCCAGAAACGCGATCGCGCTCATTTGCCATTGAGGCAATGTTGTCATGCAAACCCCCCAATAAATCGGCATAATCGAATTAGTTAAGATAGCGAAGACTGGTCTTTGCGCGTTTAGCTCGCTTTCCTACCTCAAAAGGAATACCTGTGATGTAGGAACTTAAGGTTGATTCGGACAGGACTCAGTGCTGAAACGATTAACCTGACTGGTTTTGAATACCATTTTGCCGCCTGCAAGCTACAGCACCTAGCCCCTCACAAAGCGCTTTGCTATCGC from Desertifilum tharense IPPAS B-1220 carries:
- a CDS encoding GAF domain-containing protein; translation: MGQQQKPTDSEKQLVALGRVLQTLREEENIDVLIETTIQYIRSEFDYHLIWIGLYDRVEHRLFGKGGMMPAGNTSVLKQRFVLSPGDLLEQVVIQQRPVGVPDLREERRAGEWRKIAQTFNIQGTMIFPIRYRALCFGVVILGSTLWGTSPRSDEKARLSMIFGELAGTLNQIEVNWHRQQTKRPEEPLFSLLTKMRSLPNLSQRLAAIVEETHSFINPTRTNIYWFERERRYFWRRVGNQNKIQGLGESHSSASGITVQEVSSFYKALAADQLVAIGEAHSSLKADTTSRLMQQIKARSLLAAPILYQNELLGFLAVEGNEARIWEESEKNYVRSAAQLIALISPLEEMETTIERIKQDQTLTSEISRAIYSEQDWKDTLSRCANLLCDRFNVVRFLVFLYNPDRHNFDIACQNQPANRRPLAGPLQLDDEDEWRLLETSQSAIAIENWEEDMRLMGWRSVFLEAGVRSLLICSTSPGQPLEGLLMVAHEVPRTWDAGEQELLRVVSQQVGLILHQWQLHTANSRQQKIHSYIQWGLAALQHIDQTEQLERSAIQQIAQIIQVPLAILLTWSPDHPIAQIAACEVHNPQFAITPEVKIALNDPLIQMAIASDSLLALSAESLTPQTRTWLSGASVGEVLVMALHTAPEHEPTGLVLVADFKGRPWGERNLDAIGTLIAQLAWSRRTVQLTGFLHNQRENLERLNWYKQRRIEDSYRAIGAEVRKLNDMGIPKDALTVTRYQQGLRAVSTTMASLTQMLKDEQWRLRMYAAAIPLVSLLKRALERVDGLIKERQLWTQVRGDTAAIQVIGDIIKVELILYEILVAAGERSPQGGRIDIWPRVLDIAEVTAEIRRLSAHNALLKKQKSPTGLLELSITDLGQVSGQLINELQSGRSGDLLAKSSLDRPPGLHLLICQSLMRHLGGDFTLYQLEDGRVLSRLLLPIK
- a CDS encoding quinone-dependent dihydroorotate dehydrogenase encodes the protein MFDPYQSLIRPLLFTGLKADPEALHHQVMRVLSWLDLNCDRAPDRAIQSALLQSFSEYDPRLTQSLWGLTFPNPVGLAAGFDKDGVAARIWHCLGFGFAELGTVTQHAQPGNPQPRLFRLVSDRAVLNRMGFNNQGAAAMALQFSRGDAGRERPIPLGVNLGKSKVTPLELAASDYVASFSTLQNWGDYFVVNVSSPNTPGLRSLQDAAQLERILDALQSVNNTQKPLFVKIAPDLETDAIADVIQLAGTYQLSGIIATNTTIRRDGLKAQILPQTGKPIVDEAGGISGAPLRDRSTEVIRLIWQQTQGQLPIIGVGGIFTPEDAWEKITAGASLVQIYTGWIYEGPWAIKRILLGLLQKLDEHHLSHISEAVGLSHREV
- a CDS encoding alpha/beta fold hydrolase produces the protein MLFHDDWTSNFLKTNGVRLHYVSAGQGPLLLLLHGFPEFWYSWRHQLSEFANDYRVVALDLRGYNLSEKPQDLSAYRISELVNDIAGAIAALGETRCCLAAHDWGGVIAWHFAYLYPHLLDRLIIMNCPHPAKFQDGMRLPQQWLKSSYMLFFQLPFAPEWLLQSLDYQLIASAFKALAVNQQAFSPQDLEAYKDAVGQRGALTAMLNYYRNLPSALSSTKSWDVLSVPTLMIWGENDPALGKELAEGTENYVSHLQLQYIANCGHWVQQEYPHQVNQFMRYFLQN